One genomic region from Jiangella sp. DSM 45060 encodes:
- a CDS encoding Ku protein, with translation MPVQTVWKGSISFGLVSIPVRLVSATQEKDVSFRQVHAADGGRIRYKRVCEAGGHEVAYADIAKGYELPGGQLVVLTDEDFEDLPITSSRSVEVLGFVPFSQIDPTSLNRAYYAEPTGDTKPYALLRDSLERSGRVGVVKVALRNKERLAVLRSFEGTLIVQTMLWPDEIRKPEFDFLGEDIEVRKQEMAMAESYIDTLSGDFDPDEYHDDYREALLKVVEAKAEGAEVIAAPEAEPAEGKVVDLMEALRRSVEEAKQNRAAGKADAEEAPAPAKKTAKKAAAKRKSA, from the coding sequence ATGCCTGTGCAAACGGTCTGGAAGGGTTCGATCTCGTTCGGACTGGTGTCGATCCCGGTCCGGCTGGTGTCGGCGACGCAGGAGAAGGACGTCAGCTTCCGGCAGGTGCACGCCGCCGACGGCGGGCGCATCCGGTACAAGCGGGTCTGCGAGGCGGGCGGGCACGAGGTCGCCTACGCCGACATCGCGAAGGGCTACGAGCTGCCCGGCGGCCAGCTGGTGGTGCTCACCGACGAAGACTTCGAGGACCTCCCCATCACGTCCTCGCGGTCGGTCGAGGTGCTCGGGTTCGTGCCGTTCTCGCAGATCGACCCCACGTCGCTGAACCGCGCCTACTACGCCGAGCCCACCGGCGACACCAAGCCGTACGCGCTGCTGCGCGACTCCCTCGAACGCTCCGGCCGCGTCGGCGTCGTCAAGGTGGCGCTGCGCAACAAGGAGCGGCTGGCGGTGCTGCGCTCGTTCGAGGGCACGCTGATCGTGCAGACCATGCTGTGGCCCGACGAGATCCGCAAGCCCGAGTTCGACTTCCTGGGCGAGGACATCGAGGTCCGCAAGCAGGAGATGGCGATGGCCGAGTCCTACATCGACACCCTCTCCGGCGACTTCGACCCCGACGAGTACCACGACGACTACCGCGAGGCGCTGCTGAAGGTGGTCGAGGCCAAGGCCGAGGGCGCCGAGGTCATCGCGGCGCCGGAGGCCGAGCCCGCCGAGGGCAAGGTCGTCGACCTCATGGAGGCGCTGCGCCGCAGCGTCGAGGAGGCCAAGCAGAACCGGGCGGCCGGCAAGGCCGACGCCGAGGAGGCGCCGGCCCCCGCGAAGAAGACGGCGAAGAAGGCGGCCGCCAAGCGCAAGTCCGCCTGA